The proteins below come from a single Novosphingobium aromaticivorans DSM 12444 genomic window:
- a CDS encoding SDR family NAD(P)-dependent oxidoreductase encodes MELQGKIALVTGAASAAGLGFATARLLARRGAAVWLTDIDAAGAEARAAELAAQGFAARGMGHDVTSASGWAEVLFAIARQDGRGPDILVNNAGIAVLRWTPDLEPDEWQRQIDVNLTSVYLGCRAVLPAMRAAGDGAIVNISSVAGLVGIPGASAYAASKGGVRLYTKSLAMECAREGIRVNSVHPGVIWTEMQQVAIRDNPDQYDAINASIPAGRMGEPDDIAQAVAFLASPAARYITGAELAVDGGLTAQ; translated from the coding sequence ATGGAATTGCAAGGGAAGATCGCCTTGGTCACTGGCGCCGCATCGGCGGCGGGCCTCGGCTTTGCCACGGCACGCCTGCTCGCGCGGCGCGGGGCGGCGGTCTGGCTTACCGATATCGACGCCGCCGGTGCCGAGGCCCGTGCCGCTGAACTGGCTGCCCAAGGGTTTGCCGCGCGCGGCATGGGGCATGACGTGACCAGCGCCAGTGGCTGGGCCGAAGTGCTTTTCGCCATCGCCCGGCAGGACGGTCGCGGACCGGACATTCTCGTGAACAACGCGGGCATCGCCGTGTTGCGCTGGACGCCCGATCTCGAACCGGACGAATGGCAGCGCCAGATCGATGTCAACCTGACCAGCGTCTACCTCGGCTGCCGCGCAGTCCTTCCCGCGATGCGCGCGGCGGGCGATGGCGCCATCGTCAATATCTCGTCGGTTGCGGGCCTTGTCGGCATTCCGGGGGCCTCCGCCTATGCCGCCAGCAAGGGCGGGGTGCGGCTCTACACCAAGTCGCTGGCGATGGAGTGCGCGCGCGAGGGAATCCGCGTCAATTCCGTCCATCCCGGCGTGATCTGGACCGAGATGCAGCAGGTCGCGATCCGCGACAACCCGGACCAGTACGATGCGATCAACGCCTCGATCCCGGCCGGGCGCATGGGTGAACCCGATGATATCGCGCAGGCCGTCGCGTTCCTCGCGTCGCCTGCCGCAAGATACATCACCGGCGCGGAACTTGCCGTCGATGGCGGGCTGACCGCGCAATGA